A genomic window from Lotus japonicus ecotype B-129 chromosome 1, LjGifu_v1.2 includes:
- the LOC130712137 gene encoding RING-H2 finger protein ATL78-like, with translation MDSSTSFTSPLLHDLLEGFHSRRLLLQANPPASTISHDSEKAYLGDGNFDANVIMVLSVLLCALICSLGLNSIIRCALRCSNLVVIGDSVTNSPTRAANTGVKKKALKTFPVVSYSAELNLPSLDSECVICLSEFTNGEKVRILPKCNHGFHVRCIDKWLSSHSSCPKCRQCLIETCEKIVGATTSSSQPQLSVVVVTPNLLDPVLLETVVTIAPLEPEGMVRSYRGIS, from the coding sequence ATGGATTCTTCTACTTCCTTCACTTCACCACTCTTACATGACCTTCTTGAAGGATTCCACTCAAGAAGATTGCTCCTTCAAGCAAACCCCCCAGCTTCAACAATCAGCCATGATTCAGAAAAAGCATATCTTGGGGATGGTAATTTTGATGCAAATGTTATTATGGTCCTCTCAGTCCTGTTGTGTGCTCTTATTTGCTCGCTGGGTTTGAACTCCATCATAAGGTGTGCACTAAGATGTTCCAATTTAGTTGTCATAGGTGACTCAGTTACCAACTCTCCAACTAGAGCAGCAAACACTGgagtcaagaagaaagctctcaagACTTTCCCTGTAGTAAGTTACTCTGCTGAACTGAATTTGCCAAGTTTGGACTCAGAGTGTGTGATATGTTTGTCAGAGTTCACCAATGGTGAAAAGGTGAGGATTTTGCCTAAGTGTAACCACGGGTTCCATGTGAGATGCATTGACAAGTGGCTAAGCTCACACTCATCATGCCCCAAGTGCAGACAGTGCCTTATTGAGACTTGTGAGAAGATTGTTGGGGCTACTACCTCATCATCTCAACCTCAACTTTCTGTTGTTGTGGTCACACCAAACCTTCTGGATCCGGTGCTACTAGAAACAGTTGTGACCATAGCACCACTCGAGCCGGAGGGCATGGTGCGTAGCTACAGGGGAATTAGCTAG